A section of the Hugenholtzia roseola DSM 9546 genome encodes:
- a CDS encoding cation diffusion facilitator family transporter, with protein sequence MPIITKENFAFQKWIAFIGVLLFFVKLLAWYLTQSVAILTDMLESIVNVASGFIGLYSLYLASIPKDRNHPYGHGKVEFVSAGIEGGLITAAGILIIFEAVGHLKNPHPLQQLDKGMGLVLLTAIANYLLGFFAVKKGKKNKSLALIAAGKHLQSDTYTTIGIVLGLILIYFTDIIWLDAAVAIFFALVIIFTGYKILRESLAGIMDEADSNLLEDVVDILQKNRKENWIDIHNFRIIKYGTTLHFDCHLTLPWYFDVREAHQEIDQLEDLVKARFGQDLELFVHADACQSYSCVLCQKKECTQRARPFEQSIVWTVENIVENKKHQ encoded by the coding sequence ATGCCCATCATCACCAAAGAAAATTTCGCTTTCCAGAAGTGGATAGCTTTTATTGGCGTTCTTTTATTTTTTGTCAAATTATTGGCTTGGTATCTGACGCAATCTGTCGCCATTCTGACGGATATGCTCGAAAGTATCGTCAATGTGGCAAGCGGCTTTATCGGACTTTATAGCCTCTATTTGGCTTCCATTCCCAAAGACCGCAATCACCCTTACGGGCATGGGAAGGTAGAGTTTGTGTCCGCAGGCATCGAGGGGGGGCTTATCACTGCCGCAGGTATCTTGATAATCTTTGAAGCGGTGGGGCATCTGAAAAATCCGCACCCTTTACAGCAGCTCGATAAAGGCATGGGCTTGGTTTTGCTTACCGCAATAGCCAACTATTTATTGGGATTTTTTGCCGTAAAAAAAGGAAAGAAAAACAAATCATTAGCACTTATTGCAGCAGGAAAGCACTTGCAATCAGACACTTACACCACGATAGGCATTGTTTTAGGTCTGATTTTGATTTATTTTACCGACATTATTTGGCTTGATGCTGCCGTTGCTATTTTCTTCGCGCTGGTCATTATCTTTACAGGCTACAAAATTTTGAGAGAGTCTTTGGCAGGCATCATGGACGAGGCTGATTCGAATTTATTAGAAGACGTAGTAGATATTTTACAAAAAAATAGGAAAGAAAATTGGATTGATATACACAATTTCAGAATTATTAAGTACGGGACTACCCTACATTTCGATTGCCACCTAACGCTCCCTTGGTATTTTGACGTGCGTGAGGCGCATCAAGAAATAGACCAATTAGAAGACTTAGTGAAGGCGCGTTTTGGGCAGGATTTAGAACTTTTTGTCCATGCCGATGCTTGTCAATCCTATTCCTGTGTGCTTTGTCAGAAGAAAGAATGTACGCAAAGGGCGCGACCCTTCGAGCAAAGTATTGTCTGGACGGTAGAAAATATTGTTGAAAATAAAAAGCACCAGTAG
- a CDS encoding DUF6935 domain-containing protein: MKIFFSLFLPFFLSFAFLGTIQRAEAQNKALEPVIIDKMPQSLEEFIQLRDRIATTPQGGVAIFVIAMHLYTQDPKLGEACLTIAMDASRLKAGNAYKGFAPNDSDFRLIKSQLQQNPYLPRAYFKGTSPENGYALPKGKLEINCQTNPYSGNANEGKLKVFTTCTGADSARPMQLQRNDKGLWKATEWSSLLVGARRPVVKTSDDL; this comes from the coding sequence ATGAAAATCTTTTTTTCTCTTTTCCTTCCTTTTTTTCTTTCTTTCGCCTTTTTGGGTACGATACAAAGGGCAGAGGCGCAAAACAAAGCTCTCGAACCTGTTATCATCGATAAGATGCCGCAAAGTCTGGAAGAGTTTATCCAACTTAGAGATAGGATTGCGACAACACCACAGGGCGGCGTTGCCATCTTCGTTATTGCGATGCACCTTTACACCCAAGACCCCAAATTGGGTGAAGCCTGCCTAACGATTGCGATGGACGCAAGCCGTTTGAAGGCAGGGAACGCCTACAAGGGTTTCGCACCCAACGATTCCGATTTTAGGCTCATCAAATCGCAATTACAACAAAATCCCTACCTGCCACGCGCCTATTTCAAAGGCACTTCACCCGAAAATGGCTACGCCCTGCCCAAAGGCAAACTCGAAATCAACTGCCAAACCAATCCTTACAGCGGCAATGCCAACGAGGGCAAACTCAAAGTATTTACCACTTGTACGGGGGCAGATTCGGCACGTCCGATGCAATTACAGCGCAACGACAAAGGACTTTGGAAAGCTACCGAATGGAGCAGCCTTTTAGTAGGTGCAAGAAGACCTGTCGTCAAGACTTCGGACGATTTGTAG
- a CDS encoding tetratricopeptide repeat protein, with protein sequence MSVGYPDKWAKEAIEQKNASFWENKNGYYYSKPISSLFNMMLSKFRDFSFLGFFLFSILSFSFFWVGFSPTPLVAQQADDVVLAEEYFKNGENEKALSLYEKLAKQPITWNQIHSNYMALLARMELWADAEKYMNKRLKSDPNSPTLNVEYADLLQRMGKKKEADKHLETYLNTVKGNRNLIRYAANVLTNSGLYEQAERLYLEGRKEIGENYYLELGLVYGFWGKSEKMTRSYLDYLLESPQQVEYVQRLLASRFSDEESWQTVEPIFYEYVQKNADKTVFNEMLLWYFLQKNNFSQAFLQAKALDKRLRLGGMKVFEIGNLAYANQDYAVAQKVFEYLVQNYQNTAIYGRAKQQLIKTKEEIVRNTFPVDLVQIQSLVADYESTIAELGWSVFTTTSARNVALLRAFYLDQKSEAIQILTRVIETKGLPARDLAQAKLDLGDIYLLKNEPWESTLLYSQVEKAEKETPLGHLAKLKNAKLSFYKGEFELAKEHLNVLKLATSREIANDAMQLAILIQDNLGLDTTDIPLRRFAEADLLLFQSQYQAALDAYDALMKDYPNHSLEDEILLAKAQIFIKMGNPQQAASELETLLKLHSDDIYADDALFLAATLYEEKLALPQKAQEYYKRIFVEYAGSVFVAEARKRFRNLRGDKI encoded by the coding sequence ATGTCAGTAGGCTATCCCGATAAGTGGGCGAAAGAAGCGATTGAACAAAAAAACGCCTCTTTTTGGGAAAATAAAAATGGCTACTACTACTCAAAACCTATCTCATCTCTTTTTAATATGATGCTTTCCAAATTTCGCGACTTCTCTTTTTTAGGATTTTTCCTATTTTCTATTTTGTCTTTCTCTTTTTTTTGGGTAGGATTTTCGCCTACACCACTTGTGGCACAGCAGGCAGACGATGTCGTCTTGGCGGAGGAATATTTTAAAAATGGCGAAAATGAAAAGGCTTTGAGTTTATATGAAAAGTTAGCCAAACAGCCTATCACTTGGAATCAAATTCATAGCAACTACATGGCACTTTTGGCGCGTATGGAACTGTGGGCTGATGCGGAAAAGTATATGAACAAACGCCTCAAATCCGACCCCAATAGCCCTACTTTGAACGTAGAATATGCCGACCTTTTGCAGCGAATGGGCAAAAAAAAGGAGGCAGATAAGCACCTCGAAACTTACCTCAATACGGTCAAAGGCAATCGCAACCTGATTCGTTATGCGGCTAACGTGCTGACTAATAGCGGCTTATATGAACAAGCCGAAAGGCTTTATTTGGAAGGGCGAAAGGAAATAGGCGAAAATTATTACCTCGAATTGGGGCTGGTCTATGGCTTTTGGGGCAAAAGTGAAAAAATGACCCGTTCTTATTTAGACTACCTGCTCGAATCGCCCCAACAGGTAGAGTATGTGCAGCGACTTCTGGCAAGCCGTTTTTCAGACGAGGAAAGTTGGCAAACGGTAGAGCCTATTTTTTATGAATATGTGCAAAAAAATGCAGATAAAACGGTTTTTAATGAAATGCTACTTTGGTATTTCCTACAAAAAAACAACTTTTCACAAGCCTTCTTACAGGCAAAAGCCTTAGATAAGCGGCTGCGATTAGGTGGTATGAAGGTTTTTGAAATCGGCAACTTGGCGTATGCGAATCAAGACTATGCCGTCGCTCAAAAAGTATTTGAATATTTGGTACAAAATTATCAAAATACTGCTATCTATGGCAGAGCAAAACAGCAACTCATCAAGACAAAAGAGGAGATTGTGCGCAATACCTTTCCCGTAGATTTGGTGCAGATTCAGTCTTTGGTCGCCGACTATGAAAGCACGATTGCCGAATTAGGTTGGAGCGTTTTTACGACTACTTCGGCGCGAAATGTTGCCCTATTGCGGGCTTTTTATTTAGACCAGAAAAGTGAGGCAATCCAAATTCTGACGCGCGTAATAGAAACAAAGGGACTTCCCGCACGCGATTTGGCACAGGCAAAGTTAGATTTGGGCGACATTTATCTGCTCAAAAATGAACCTTGGGAATCTACCCTGCTTTATTCGCAGGTAGAAAAGGCGGAAAAAGAAACGCCCTTGGGTCATTTGGCAAAACTCAAAAATGCCAAACTTTCTTTCTACAAAGGCGAATTTGAGCTGGCAAAGGAGCATCTCAACGTATTGAAATTGGCGACCTCGCGTGAGATTGCCAATGATGCCATGCAACTTGCTATCCTCATTCAAGATAATTTGGGTTTGGATACGACCGACATTCCCTTGCGGCGTTTTGCAGAAGCCGACCTGCTGCTTTTTCAAAGTCAGTATCAAGCCGCTCTCGATGCCTATGATGCCCTGATGAAAGACTATCCAAATCATAGTTTGGAAGATGAAATTTTGCTTGCCAAAGCCCAAATTTTTATCAAGATGGGCAATCCACAGCAGGCAGCCTCCGAACTCGAAACCCTTTTAAAGCTACACAGCGACGACATCTATGCTGACGACGCGCTCTTTTTGGCTGCCACTTTATACGAAGAAAAATTAGCCCTTCCCCAAAAGGCGCAAGAGTATTACAAGCGCATCTTTGTAGAATATGCAGGCAGCGTGTTTGTGGCTGAGGCGCGAAAGCGTTTTCGCAATTTGAGAGGAGATAAAATTTAG
- a CDS encoding TVP38/TMEM64 family protein: MRLKSLLPTLSWGFFLGVLSMIGNFFSAGLALYYEAEIGTWGVLAWSLFFLLMAILMTFSFISNTFISLIAGYFLGLTAIFPLWLTYLLAATVGYFFSKKIEGGKVAVQLSQHKKWESWQKNLHAQGLKLVFWARLSPLLPFAVMNLFLVSQKINFRDYFWGSSLGSPPRMLLTLWIGTQAPYLKNLLESQVEQGFSQAQMLSLTLSILAIAGLFWTVYKIFTQK; the protein is encoded by the coding sequence ATGCGGCTCAAATCCTTGCTACCAACGCTCTCATGGGGCTTCTTTTTAGGGGTGCTTTCTATGATAGGAAACTTCTTTTCAGCAGGATTAGCCCTTTATTACGAGGCAGAGATTGGAACTTGGGGAGTGCTGGCTTGGTCGCTTTTTTTCCTACTTATGGCAATTTTGATGACCTTTTCCTTTATCTCTAATACCTTTATAAGCCTTATTGCAGGTTATTTTTTAGGTCTGACGGCAATCTTTCCCCTTTGGCTTACCTATCTTTTGGCTGCCACAGTAGGCTATTTTTTTTCTAAAAAGATAGAAGGCGGCAAGGTAGCAGTACAATTATCTCAACATAAAAAATGGGAAAGTTGGCAAAAAAACTTACATGCACAAGGCTTGAAACTGGTCTTTTGGGCGCGACTTTCTCCCCTACTTCCCTTTGCTGTTATGAATCTTTTTTTAGTTTCACAAAAAATAAATTTTCGCGACTATTTTTGGGGAAGCAGTTTGGGTTCGCCACCGCGCATGCTACTTACCCTTTGGATAGGAACGCAAGCCCCTTATTTGAAAAACTTATTAGAAAGTCAAGTAGAGCAGGGTTTCAGTCAGGCACAGATGCTAAGTCTGACCCTAAGCATTTTAGCCATTGCAGGGCTTTTTTGGACAGTCTATAAAATTTTTACTCAAAAATAA
- the prmA gene encoding 50S ribosomal protein L11 methyltransferase has translation MRYFVLRCHLAAPLVELLQYHLSELGFDSFLETAPDSFETSIEETNYQAETLEELLSHFAQQFPDSQLKTESAWEEKQNWNALWESNFEPIIVEDKCLVYADFHHIEKKYPYTLLINPKMSFGTGHHQTTYLLLQFLLELPLQTDKIGLDAGCGTGILGFMALKRGARKVYGCDIEDWSVENALENAALNGIGAESFEAKVGTSALFETQLAQPAFDFILANINRHVLLEEMPLYARLLKKAGTLLLSGFYQEDVAILQQKAQEEGLNLVAVQYRANEQGEKWAALHLQKAQ, from the coding sequence ATGCGTTATTTTGTCTTGCGCTGTCATCTTGCTGCTCCTTTGGTAGAGCTTCTTCAATACCATCTATCGGAATTAGGTTTTGATAGTTTTTTAGAAACCGCTCCTGATAGCTTCGAAACCTCCATCGAAGAAACAAACTATCAAGCTGAAACGCTCGAAGAACTACTAAGCCACTTTGCACAACAGTTTCCAGACTCACAATTAAAGACCGAATCGGCTTGGGAAGAGAAACAGAATTGGAACGCCCTTTGGGAATCTAATTTTGAGCCGATTATTGTAGAAGATAAGTGCTTGGTCTATGCCGACTTTCATCATATAGAAAAAAAATATCCCTACACGCTGCTTATCAATCCTAAAATGTCCTTCGGAACAGGACACCACCAAACTACCTATTTGCTGCTTCAATTCCTTTTAGAACTGCCCCTACAAACCGATAAAATTGGCTTAGATGCAGGCTGCGGAACGGGAATTTTGGGCTTTATGGCTCTGAAAAGAGGAGCGCGGAAAGTTTATGGCTGCGATATAGAAGATTGGTCGGTAGAAAATGCCCTCGAAAATGCGGCTCTCAATGGCATTGGTGCGGAAAGTTTTGAGGCGAAAGTGGGAACGTCTGCCCTTTTTGAAACCCAACTTGCACAACCTGCTTTCGATTTTATCTTAGCCAACATCAACCGCCATGTGCTATTAGAAGAAATGCCACTCTATGCGCGTTTGCTCAAAAAGGCGGGTACGCTGCTTTTGAGCGGCTTCTATCAGGAAGATGTAGCCATTTTACAACAAAAAGCACAAGAAGAAGGGCTTAATTTGGTAGCCGTTCAATACAGAGCCAACGAACAAGGCGAAAAATGGGCTGCTTTGCACCTACAAAAAGCGCAATAA
- the murG gene encoding undecaprenyldiphospho-muramoylpentapeptide beta-N-acetylglucosaminyltransferase, which translates to MSRRIVISGGGTGGHIYPGLAIAQALQHLEPQTEILFIGAKGKMEMEKVPHAGFAIEGLPIQGLQRRLSLQNLAFPFKLLKSLQQAGTILRRFGAQVVVGTGGYASGAALQAAVWQGIPTLIQEQNGYAGLTNKLLARQVQRICVAYPNLEAYFPAQKLRFTGNPVRQDLVLPTTERAAAYATFGLSPHKKTVLVMGGSGGAKQINQTLWAGLPQILGAGYQVIWQLGAFYYQTYAPEIAALQAQSADGTPLYAKDFIYQMPQAYACADVVVGRAGALTISELALLGKAAILVPSPHVTADHQNKNALALGDAIYKIADADTPQNLVEKILFLLENDNLRAELSQKILKFAKPQAAMDIAREVLALCQ; encoded by the coding sequence ATGTCAAGACGTATCGTCATTAGTGGCGGAGGCACAGGGGGGCATATCTACCCTGGTCTTGCTATTGCGCAGGCTTTGCAGCATTTAGAACCCCAGACCGAAATTCTTTTTATCGGTGCAAAGGGCAAGATGGAGATGGAAAAAGTGCCGCATGCGGGTTTTGCCATCGAGGGGCTTCCCATTCAGGGCTTACAACGCCGTTTGAGTCTTCAAAATTTGGCTTTTCCCTTCAAATTGCTTAAAAGTTTGCAGCAGGCAGGTACGATATTGCGCCGTTTTGGGGCGCAAGTGGTAGTCGGCACAGGCGGTTATGCCAGCGGTGCAGCCCTACAAGCCGCCGTTTGGCAGGGTATTCCTACCCTTATTCAGGAGCAAAACGGTTATGCAGGGCTTACCAATAAACTTTTGGCGCGTCAGGTGCAGCGCATTTGTGTTGCGTATCCCAATTTGGAGGCGTATTTCCCTGCCCAAAAGTTGCGATTTACGGGCAATCCTGTGCGTCAGGACTTAGTGCTTCCTACCACAGAACGCGCCGCCGCTTATGCTACTTTTGGTCTAAGCCCTCATAAAAAGACGGTTTTGGTCATGGGCGGCAGTGGGGGTGCGAAACAAATTAACCAAACCCTGTGGGCAGGTTTGCCACAAATCTTGGGCGCAGGCTATCAGGTTATTTGGCAGTTGGGCGCGTTTTATTATCAGACCTATGCCCCCGAAATTGCAGCCCTACAAGCGCAAAGTGCAGACGGAACGCCGCTATATGCCAAAGATTTTATTTATCAGATGCCACAAGCCTATGCCTGTGCCGATGTCGTGGTAGGAAGGGCGGGCGCACTGACCATTTCCGAATTGGCATTATTGGGGAAGGCGGCAATTTTAGTGCCTTCACCACACGTAACGGCAGACCATCAGAACAAAAACGCTCTCGCTTTGGGTGATGCCATCTATAAAATTGCTGATGCCGATACGCCTCAAAACTTAGTGGAAAAAATATTGTTTCTTTTAGAAAATGACAACCTAAGAGCCGAACTTTCCCAAAAAATACTAAAATTCGCCAAACCGCAGGCGGCTATGGATATTGCAAGGGAGGTTTTGGCGTTATGTCAGTAG
- a CDS encoding mechanosensitive ion channel family protein: MSYQNKSISFFTIQKPFKKGFFSLISTFFLVFLPFLTILAQEKPNENTTESTKVLVDLSSPYHTIYSFLANLQKDSFNPEEAARTFPNLGYTEAEKAELAIKLIQILDGRGIFVHLETLPRQNDHLDSVNKKAQYVISERLPQIYVEKIGDKWYFSKSSVEAIALLHKQTYPLGLSKLVNWLQKDAKNKFMGVWLWQYVAVACLILLTFILHKVFSLFFRRILIKFISKLERTDSIKELVQSIANPISLFLVFWLFSKLFPVLSLPVEVTYYVLLAVEIALPVFVMLVALRLVDFVSYHLKRIAANTSTTMDDQLVPLVQKIGKIAVVAVAIIYALQRLEFNITALLAGVSIGTLAFALAAQDTIRNLFGSIMIFIDRPFQVGDWINLSGLEGTVEEVGFRSTRIRTFYDSVISIPNGKLADMTIDNMGLRQYRRYRTMLTLTYDTPPALLEAFVLGVRQLIEAHPHTRKDSYAVYFNEFGNTYLGVLLNTFFITPDTPAEFAAKQELMLQILHLAEELGVRFAFPTQTLHIEDFPEKKSLTPTFQTEKLQKNALEGQVAAFIKKIEAQNKEREEKEKGW, translated from the coding sequence ATGTCTTATCAGAACAAGTCTATTTCTTTTTTTACCATTCAAAAACCATTTAAAAAAGGCTTTTTTAGTCTGATTTCCACTTTTTTTCTTGTCTTTTTGCCTTTTCTTACCATTTTGGCGCAAGAAAAGCCCAATGAAAATACAACAGAAAGCACAAAAGTTTTAGTAGATTTGAGCAGCCCCTATCATACCATTTATAGTTTTTTGGCAAATCTACAAAAGGATAGCTTCAACCCCGAAGAGGCGGCACGCACCTTTCCCAACTTGGGCTATACCGAAGCCGAAAAAGCGGAATTAGCTATCAAATTGATTCAAATTTTAGACGGACGCGGAATTTTTGTGCATTTAGAAACTTTGCCACGCCAAAACGACCACCTCGATAGCGTTAATAAAAAAGCCCAATATGTCATTTCAGAACGCCTGCCCCAAATTTATGTAGAAAAAATAGGCGATAAGTGGTATTTTTCTAAAAGTAGTGTAGAAGCCATTGCCTTGCTTCACAAGCAAACCTATCCTTTGGGCTTGTCTAAACTTGTAAATTGGCTGCAAAAAGATGCGAAAAATAAATTTATGGGCGTTTGGCTTTGGCAATATGTAGCAGTGGCTTGTCTGATTTTATTGACTTTTATTTTGCACAAAGTATTCAGTTTATTTTTCCGTCGTATTCTTATCAAATTTATATCCAAATTAGAACGCACCGACTCTATCAAAGAATTGGTACAGTCTATCGCGAACCCCATCAGTTTGTTTTTAGTCTTTTGGCTTTTTTCCAAACTTTTCCCTGTGCTTTCCCTCCCTGTGGAGGTTACTTACTATGTTCTCTTGGCGGTAGAAATTGCCTTGCCCGTTTTTGTGATGTTGGTAGCCCTGCGTTTGGTAGATTTTGTTAGTTATCATCTCAAAAGAATAGCGGCAAACACTTCTACCACGATGGACGACCAACTTGTGCCTTTGGTGCAAAAAATTGGTAAGATTGCCGTCGTTGCAGTAGCGATAATCTATGCCTTGCAGCGTTTGGAATTTAATATCACCGCCCTATTAGCAGGGGTTTCTATCGGTACGTTGGCTTTCGCTTTGGCAGCCCAAGATACGATACGCAATCTTTTTGGTTCGATTATGATTTTCATAGACCGACCCTTTCAAGTAGGCGATTGGATAAATCTTTCGGGCTTGGAAGGAACGGTGGAAGAAGTCGGTTTTCGCTCCACACGCATCAGAACCTTCTACGATTCGGTTATTTCTATCCCCAACGGCAAACTCGCCGATATGACCATCGACAACATGGGACTGCGCCAGTACCGCCGCTATCGCACCATGCTCACCCTAACCTACGACACGCCCCCTGCCCTTTTAGAGGCTTTTGTCTTGGGTGTGAGGCAACTTATCGAGGCGCACCCCCATACGCGCAAGGATAGTTATGCCGTTTATTTTAATGAATTTGGAAACACTTATTTAGGCGTTTTATTAAATACTTTTTTCATTACCCCTGATACCCCTGCCGAATTTGCAGCCAAACAGGAACTTATGTTGCAAATCCTACACTTGGCAGAGGAATTGGGTGTGCGCTTTGCCTTTCCTACCCAAACGCTGCACATAGAGGATTTTCCCGAAAAGAAGTCCCTAACGCCAACTTTTCAGACCGAAAAACTGCAAAAAAATGCCCTCGAAGGGCAAGTAGCGGCATTTATTAAAAAAATAGAAGCCCAAAACAAAGAGCGCGAAGAAAAAGAAAAAGGTTGGTAA
- a CDS encoding AI-2E family transporter → MKRIVGYLSLIISFFGTMAWYFSDIVIYFVIALIVSAILRTPTNYLNNLHFGNLSLPRSAAILLSFGFLISVISLFVLLFVPLISEQVEVLSSINYEMLLDKITVPIETIENFVLTHGLMKGEKGFLLNEIGNYGLSLFSDFKIGNLLNDILSITGNVFVGILAVSFISFFLLYERSSWWLLPISFIPNAYFEMSINAMYKIDKLLSNYLVGLLLQMIAIFSIVSVGLLLAGVKYALTIGVFAALANLIPYAGPILGASFGLLVGLSTTDFNAGDNLLLFVIVKIAIVFGIVQLTDNILLQPIIFSRSVKAHPLEIFIVVFMGAALAGALGMIAAIPVYTILRVSGLEFWRGYRGYRIFKAQ, encoded by the coding sequence ATGAAAAGAATCGTCGGTTATTTGAGTCTTATTATTTCTTTTTTTGGTACAATGGCTTGGTACTTTTCTGACATTGTCATTTATTTTGTCATTGCCTTAATTGTGTCGGCAATTTTGCGCACCCCAACCAACTACCTCAATAACCTGCATTTTGGCAATCTCTCACTGCCACGCTCGGCGGCGATTTTGCTCTCCTTTGGTTTTCTTATTAGTGTAATTTCTTTATTTGTCTTGCTTTTCGTACCCCTGATATCCGAACAAGTAGAGGTGCTTTCGAGTATCAACTACGAAATGTTACTCGATAAAATCACCGTTCCGATTGAAACGATAGAAAATTTTGTCCTGACTCATGGATTGATGAAAGGCGAAAAAGGCTTTCTGCTCAACGAAATAGGAAACTACGGACTATCTCTTTTTAGCGATTTTAAGATTGGCAATCTTTTAAATGATATTTTATCTATTACAGGTAATGTTTTTGTTGGAATTTTAGCTGTTTCTTTTATTAGTTTTTTCCTACTCTATGAACGTTCAAGTTGGTGGCTGCTCCCCATTTCATTCATACCCAACGCTTATTTTGAGATGAGTATCAATGCCATGTATAAAATAGATAAACTTCTTTCTAATTATTTAGTAGGTTTATTACTACAAATGATAGCCATTTTTAGCATTGTTTCGGTAGGATTGCTATTGGCGGGGGTAAAATATGCCCTTACGATTGGTGTTTTTGCGGCTTTGGCAAACCTGATTCCCTATGCAGGACCTATTTTGGGCGCAAGTTTTGGCTTATTGGTAGGTCTTTCCACTACTGATTTTAATGCAGGAGATAATTTATTGCTCTTTGTCATTGTCAAAATTGCGATTGTATTTGGAATTGTTCAACTTACCGACAATATTCTACTTCAACCTATTATCTTTTCGCGTAGTGTAAAAGCGCACCCCTTAGAAATTTTCATCGTCGTCTTTATGGGTGCAGCCTTAGCAGGTGCTTTGGGTATGATTGCGGCTATCCCTGTTTATACCATTTTGCGCGTTTCGGGACTCGAATTTTGGCGCGGCTATCGCGGTTATCGCATCTTTAAAGCACAATAA
- a CDS encoding peptidylprolyl isomerase has product MKKCSLLFWVGLIGLFVAFSSCQSTHSQNVNNEENPQTSTTQTTVPMLSPQEMEAKKAPVITIETQFGNMDLILYNETPLHKENFLKLAKEGFYDNTTFHRVIKGFMIQGGDPLSKDPATRMQAGTGGPNYTIPAEMVPHLKHLKGALAAARKGDNVNPKRESSGSQFYIVQDAMGCQHLNGQYSVFGQVVRGLEVIDSIAAQPQRASSVPAQDIFMKMSVKELSLAKIQKEYNFVFPDLKPQE; this is encoded by the coding sequence ATGAAAAAATGCAGTTTGCTCTTTTGGGTTGGCTTGATAGGGCTTTTTGTAGCCTTTAGCAGTTGCCAATCTACTCATTCTCAAAATGTTAATAACGAAGAAAACCCCCAAACTTCGACCACTCAAACCACCGTTCCTATGCTCTCTCCACAAGAAATGGAGGCGAAAAAAGCCCCTGTCATTACCATCGAAACCCAATTTGGGAATATGGATTTAATCCTCTACAACGAAACCCCTTTGCACAAGGAGAACTTTCTCAAACTGGCAAAAGAAGGTTTTTATGATAACACCACTTTCCATCGCGTCATCAAAGGCTTTATGATTCAGGGCGGCGACCCGCTCTCGAAAGACCCTGCCACGCGCATGCAAGCAGGCACAGGAGGACCCAATTATACCATTCCTGCCGAAATGGTGCCACATCTCAAACACCTAAAAGGTGCATTGGCGGCGGCACGAAAGGGCGATAATGTGAATCCAAAGCGCGAGTCGAGCGGCTCACAATTTTATATCGTACAAGATGCAATGGGCTGCCAACACCTAAACGGGCAATATAGCGTCTTCGGACAAGTGGTGCGCGGCTTAGAAGTCATCGACAGCATTGCGGCACAACCGCAAAGAGCGTCCAGCGTTCCTGCGCAAGATATTTTCATGAAAATGAGTGTAAAAGAACTTTCTTTGGCTAAAATTCAGAAAGAATATAATTTTGTCTTTCCCGATTTGAAACCACAGGAATAA
- a CDS encoding SPOR domain-containing protein, translating to MITLARFYQTLFFGLLLWAAAASFLKAQNVPADLCYTPEEKALYDAIDAYRKEAKQTTISYSKSLSYVAKLHAQDLFNNRQDSEACSMNSWSDQGFWTACCHADTPEKSPCMWEKPREIAAYEGYGYELIYNGGGNAEKIMERWKNSRFFADMLVNQGRWADKDWVAIGIGKYENYVVVWFGEVIDPLGAPTACKGKAAALDPKAGKANANEAVQSDMQATKQTSGKFYLVYGSYGTEENANIALNGLKTKGFADAKVMVGDNGRYRIALAQYKTKEEARKAQDELDFSYVGAWVLEE from the coding sequence ATGATAACTTTGGCTCGCTTCTACCAAACGCTTTTTTTCGGACTTCTTCTCTGGGCTGCCGCCGCCTCTTTTTTGAAGGCACAAAATGTCCCTGCCGACCTTTGTTACACCCCCGAAGAGAAGGCATTGTATGATGCCATTGATGCCTACCGCAAAGAGGCAAAACAGACGACCATTTCCTATTCCAAGTCGCTTTCCTATGTGGCAAAACTGCATGCGCAAGACCTTTTCAATAACCGCCAAGATTCGGAAGCCTGTAGTATGAATAGCTGGTCTGACCAAGGCTTCTGGACAGCTTGTTGCCACGCCGATACGCCCGAAAAATCGCCTTGTATGTGGGAAAAGCCGCGCGAAATTGCCGCTTACGAGGGCTACGGCTATGAATTGATTTACAATGGTGGTGGCAATGCCGAAAAAATTATGGAGCGTTGGAAAAATAGCCGCTTTTTTGCCGACATGTTGGTCAATCAGGGCAGGTGGGCAGATAAAGATTGGGTAGCGATAGGCATTGGCAAGTATGAAAACTATGTAGTGGTCTGGTTTGGCGAAGTCATAGACCCTTTGGGCGCACCTACCGCCTGCAAAGGAAAAGCCGCCGCCTTAGACCCAAAAGCAGGAAAAGCCAACGCCAATGAAGCCGTCCAGAGTGATATGCAGGCTACAAAACAAACTTCGGGCAAATTTTATTTGGTATATGGCAGCTATGGCACAGAAGAAAACGCCAATATCGCTTTAAACGGACTAAAAACCAAAGGTTTCGCTGATGCAAAAGTAATGGTAGGCGATAACGGGCGTTATAGAATTGCCTTAGCACAATACAAAACCAAAGAAGAGGCACGCAAGGCACAAGACGAACTCGATTTTTCCTATGTCGGGGCGTGGGTTTTGGAAGAATAA